TCCCTAAACAAAACCACATCAAACCAGCCTTACTTATCGAGAAAGTTTAACCTGTTCTGTCGTTTCTGCCTACATTTGAACCGCCTAAAAAAAAATGGAAAAACTAGTTGCACTTTTAAGAGGAATCAATGTAAGCGGACAAAAAATTATTCCTATGAAAGAACTTCAAGGTTTGTTTGAAAAGCAAGGATTAGGACATGTAAAAACCTATATTCAAAGTGGTAATGTAGTATTCACCAGTTCGAATAGAAAAGGCTTGGAACTCCTTCTAGAACAAGCTATTCTGGAACATTTCGGATATGAAGTACCTGTATTTATCAGAAGTCAGGAAGAACTGCAAGACCTGGTTGGGAAGAATCCTTT
The sequence above is drawn from the Bacteroidia bacterium genome and encodes:
- a CDS encoding DUF1697 domain-containing protein codes for the protein MEKLVALLRGINVSGQKIIPMKELQGLFEKQGLGHVKTYIQSGNVVFTSSNRKGLELLLEQAILEHFGYEVPVFIRSQEELQDLVGKNPFESPDREKSYLVFLEKTPTQEQFKKAQEFVGTDEELVLVGKEIYLKTPSYGNTKINNNFLENKLQQKASTRNWNTTN